Part of the Patescibacteria group bacterium genome is shown below.
TTTACTAAAAACTAACTCCGCGGGCAACAAAGAATACAAAGCGTCCCCACGATACTGTTCCAGTATTCCGCATGCCGCTTCCCTACCAGCAACAGATTCTTCGATAATAATTTCTGGAGAAAATTCGAAAGCTTTAGAAAGCGCAGACTTCAAATCGGAAAAAATTCTTACGATAGAAACTCCGGCTGTGTTTGACACTGCAGGTCGTATCAGCGATGGATTGGTAATACTTTTCCAGATATCGAGAAGACTCATCGTATCAATGATCTCTTTTTTAAAAATCTTATACACCGGCATTCGGATTCCCTGACTCTTTAAAATATTTTTTTCATGACCTTGGTGGTTTGAAAATAATGCGGCGAGATGACCAGAGCCAGTATACGGAATATTAAAAATATCGAGGGCTCGTTGTAACTTCAAATCTTCTCCTGACTCACCATGGGTTGCGTTGAAAATAACATCGATTTTTTTGAAAGCATTTACTGGATCTATTGCCACACCATGAATATGCCAAACCCCGGCCTGATCAATAAAAACATCAACAGGAGCGTAATTTTCAGGCAAACTCTTTAAAACCTGTGAGCCGGTTTTTAACGAATGGTGGTGTCTCTTGGATTTACCTCCGCGAACAACCCCAACTCGGATTTTTGATCGAGATGCCATTGCTAAATTATATCACGCATACATGGAGCACGTAACATGCCCGCCCGAACGGAACGAGTCCGCTCGGTACGGGCGGGGAACATGAAGCATGGGGAAAAAACAGTTAAATCTTTACTTCCAAGAACTTGTTCTTCGTTTACGATGAAAAGCTAGGGTAAATCGGTGAGCTTCAGCATTCGCAAGCAAAATAGATTTTTCGTGAGCTTTTATCAAAACAGGATCCCCAAGTATTTTTTCCGGACGATGTTTTTCATTTTTAGTGACCGCTACAACATCCTTCGACAAATTTCGGGTTCGTAACACACCTTCTATAACTGATTTCTGCGCCACACCTCCGTCTGCCACAAAAAGAGTCGGCAACGGCCACTCGGGATGATTCAACCGTCTTTCCAAAACTTCTTTCAAACTGGCCACATCATTATTGCCAAACCCGCCGCGGATTTTAAATTTTCGATAATCCTGCTTTTTCGGCTCACCATTTTCAACCACCACCATAACGCCGACAACATCCGTTCCAGAAATATGTGCCACGTCGTACGCTTCAATTCTCACGAAACTTTGTGTATCGAGATTTTTTGAGGAAGTTTTTATTAAACTGACATCCTGGATATGTCTTAGTGCAAAAACCGTTTTCTTAATTTCGTGGGCGTGTTCAAACTGTAATTTCTTGGCGGCCAAAGCCATCTCTCTCTCGAGTTTTTTTAATATCTGATTTTTCTTCCCCGTAAAAAATAACTTAATGTTAGTAATGATTTTTCCATAATCAGCTTTGGAAATTTCTCCCGTACAAACCCCGGGGCACAAACCAATTTGCCTGTTAAAACATGGACGTCCCTGATTGGGAAAACATTTTGCATCGCGAAACGTAAAAATCCTACGGACAATCTTTAGGGCATCTCGCAACTGTCCCCCACTCGGAAAAGGACCGTACCAAACCGAAACTGACGCGGGGTCAATATCCTTTTTTCGAACTACAAGAATCTGTGGAAAATCTTCCTTTGTAACTACTACACAATTAAAACTTTTATCATCCTTCTCCCTGGTGTTGTAATACGGTTGAAATTTTTTGATTAGGTCAGCTTCAAGAATAATCGCTTCGAGCACTGAATCAGTCTTTTTGAAATCAAGCTGGGAGGCTTTCGAAACCATTTCAATAATCTGCGGACCTCGAGTGTCAAACAAATCAGCGCTGAAATAGCTTCTTACTCGTTCCTTGAGAGATGTCGCTCGCCCAATGTAGAGAATTTTCCGATTTTTACCCAGGAAAAAATAAACACCCGGGGTGTCTGGTAAATTTTTTTTCTGGTAGTGTTGACGGAGCATGCTATGAATGCTATATTATTTTTCAGATATCGGCAAATTTTTATGAATCCAACCGTCGCAGACGTGGTCCGCTTCATTGCAGAAAACGCAATCCGATCCCAAATTGGGAACTGGAGGGACTTTTTCCACAAAACGCTCCTGCTATTTGATCAAATACATCTCGAAGCGAACCTCGACACCCGAACGGATCTACCACATGAATTGGTCATTGGGGAAGTCTCTGCAAGAATGTTTGAGAACATGAAAAGCTTTGCAGCAGGGCAAAGATGTCGTGAAATTTTTGACTTCTCTCTCCTTGGTGGCAGTTCTCGCATCCACCCAAGTCTTTCGGGTCCTTATCGGTCAAGACATGCCAGCTAACTCAGCTGGCATTTTTAATTTCCAAAATAATTACAGAATCTTCTTTAGATACTCTCC
Proteins encoded:
- a CDS encoding GIY-YIG nuclease family protein; the protein is MLRQHYQKKNLPDTPGVYFFLGKNRKILYIGRATSLKERVRSYFSADLFDTRGPQIIEMVSKASQLDFKKTDSVLEAIILEADLIKKFQPYYNTREKDDKSFNCVVVTKEDFPQILVVRKKDIDPASVSVWYGPFPSGGQLRDALKIVRRIFTFRDAKCFPNQGRPCFNRQIGLCPGVCTGEISKADYGKIITNIKLFFTGKKNQILKKLEREMALAAKKLQFEHAHEIKKTVFALRHIQDVSLIKTSSKNLDTQSFVRIEAYDVAHISGTDVVGVMVVVENGEPKKQDYRKFKIRGGFGNNDVASLKEVLERRLNHPEWPLPTLFVADGGVAQKSVIEGVLRTRNLSKDVVAVTKNEKHRPEKILGDPVLIKAHEKSILLANAEAHRFTLAFHRKRRTSSWK